A genomic segment from Leopardus geoffroyi isolate Oge1 chromosome A2, O.geoffroyi_Oge1_pat1.0, whole genome shotgun sequence encodes:
- the LOC123606983 gene encoding putative olfactory receptor 9A1, translating into MLKNYSTATEFYLLGFHGSKELHDILFATFFFLYSVTVMGNMVIIVIVCVDKRLQSPMYFFLGHLSVLEILITSVAVPLMLWGLLLPGMQAMSLTACSAQLYLYLSLGTSELVLIGAMAVDRYVAVCNPLRYNIIMDSHTCIWVVIVSWVFGFLFQIWPVYATFQLTFCKSNVIDHFLCDRGQLLKLSCDDSLFTEFILFLMAVFIIVGSLIPTIISYTYIISTILKIPSASGRRKAFSTCASHFTFVVIGYGTCLFLYVKPKQTQAAEYNRVASLMVLVVTPFLNPFIFTLRNDKFIEAFRDVMKRCYQLLKD; encoded by the coding sequence ATGTTGAAGAATTATTCTACCGCCACTGAATTTTATCTACTTGGCTTCCATGGCTCCAAAGAACTACACGATATTCTTTTtgccactttcttctttctctactcAGTGACAGTCATGGGGAACATGGTCATCATTGTGATTGTCTGTGTTGATAAACGTCTGCAGTcccccatgtatttcttccttggCCACCTCTCAGTCCTAGAGATCCTGATCACATCGGTTGCTGTCCCCTTAATGCTCTGGGGGCTGCTGCTTCCAGGGATGCAGGCAATGTCTTTGACAGCCTGTAGTGCACAATTATATTTGTACCTTTCTTTGGGTACGTCGGAGTTAGTATTAATTGGAGCAATGGCTGTGGACCGTTATGTGGCTGTCTGTAACCCTTTGAGGTACAACATCATTATGGACAGCCACACCTGCATCTGGGTGGTCATTGTGTCATGGGTGTTTGGGTTCCTATTTCAAATCTGGCCAGTCTATGCCACATTTCAGCTTACCTTCTGCAAATCAAATGTGATAGACCATTTTTTATGTGACCGAGGGCAACTGCTCAAACTATCCTGTGATGATAGCCTTTTCACAgagtttatcctttttttaatggctgtattCATTATTGTTGGTTCTTTGATCCCTACAATCATCTCCTACACCTACATCATCTCTACTATCCTCAAGATCCCCTCAGCCTCGGGGCGGAGGAAAGCTTTCTCTACTTGTGCCTCTCACTTCACCTTTGTTGTGATTGGCTATGGTACCTGCTTGTTCCTCTATGTGAAACCCAAGCAAACACAGGCAGCTGAGTACAACAGGGTAGCATCACTGATGGTTTTAGTGGTGACCCCTTTCCTGAACCCATTCATCTTCACCCTCCGGAATGACAAATTCATAGAGGCCTTTCGAGATGTCATGAAACGCTGCTATCAACTCCTCAAGGATTAG